Proteins encoded together in one Heliangelus exortis chromosome 13, bHelExo1.hap1, whole genome shotgun sequence window:
- the CBLN1 gene encoding cerebellin-1, with product MRSLGLRLRLGLLLLLGAAWLACGQNETEPIVLEGKCLVVCDSNPTSDPTGTALGISVRSGSAKVAFSAIRSTNHEPSEMSNRTMIIYFDQVLVNIGSNFDSERSTFISPRKGIYSFNFHVVKVYNRQTIQVSLMLNGWPVISAFAGDQDVTREAASNGVLIQMEKGDRAYLKLERGNLMGGWKYSTFSGFLVFPL from the exons ATGCGGAGCctggggctgaggctgaggctgggGTTGTTGCTGTTGCTGGGCGCGGCGTGGCTGGCGTGCGGGCAGAACGAGACGGAGCCTATCGTGCTGGAGGGGAAGTGCCTCGTGGTGTGCGACTCCAACCCCACCTCCGACCCCACCGGCACGGCGCTCGGCATCTCCGTGCGCTCCGGTAGCGCCAAGGTCGCCTTCTCCGCCATCCGCAGCACGAACCACGAGCCCTCCGAGATGAGCAACCGCACCATGATCATCTACTTCGACCAG GTACTAGTGAATATCGGCAGCAACTTCGACTCGGAGCGGAGCACTTTTATCTCGCCCAGGAAAGGGatttacagttttaattttcacGTGGTGAAAGTGTACAACAGGCAAACCATCCAG GTGAGTTTGATGCTAAATGGGTGGCCAGTGATTTCTGCCTTTGCAGGGGACCAAGATGTGACCCGAGAAGCTGCTAGCAATGGAGTCCTGATTCAGATGGAGAAAGGAGACAGAGCTTATCTAAAACTGGAGAGAGGAAACTTGATGGGAGGCTGGAAGTATTCAACATTCTCTGGATTTCTAGTGTTCCCACTTTAA